The Papaver somniferum cultivar HN1 chromosome 6, ASM357369v1, whole genome shotgun sequence genome segment taaatctatgGTCATGGTTTATTCAAATTATAAATATATGGTCATGgtttaatcaaattaaacattATAAGTGTTACAATTAATTCCTCATAATGAatgatttattaatttttcatttcatcataaatatttcCTTAATTAACATATTTCCATCAATAAATTAAAGTCAAAagtattaattatttctaaaacaAATAAAATTATGGTTTGTACAAAGACAAACACTTATGCAGCAATCCAAGAATTGAACTCAGGACCCCTGACACCATAAGCGAGAATCATACCACTAGACCAATTGCCCGTTGGTAAAAATTATTTCAATATACAATAGTGGTGGTAGTAGTAATGGGTGGTGAAAGCAATggtgagtggtggaggtggtaacaatggtggtggtggaagaaattgTGGAGGTGGGTGGTTTTAGTGGTGACgggtgtttatttttattttttttactgaagcctcaaaaaaaaaatgacggataacattgtattgtgaaagatgtaattggttgtttttgaCACGATTAATAAAGGTAGGTACTAAATGATACCAaaccatatataaaaaaaataattatgaacATTGGATCAAATGGTGGCCCTGCTATCTTTGGTAACCGATCATGTGAATCATTGTTTTTAgtattattaaaataaaattaattgcaatataaaagagaatataGCAAAAAACAATGTTAGAGTATTAATTAACGACCAAAGTTTGTTTAACTTTATACATGACATTTGCGATTAATCGTCCAACAACCTTTGAGGGATGGCGGTGGTTTTGTGGTTCTGACGGGCATTCGTGAGTAGTAATATACTATGTTAATTTTTTGCCGCTACAAAACGGGTAACACTATAAATTATAAGATGCGGTTGATCGTCTTAATGCTAAACTAGGGTAAATACAAGATTAAAATACAAGATTAGCCTTTCAATAGATAAATCTATGGTTGTATTGAGGTCCCGTAAGTAGTGCTCAAGTTAGCGCTTGACTTTCTGAATGATTTTGAATACAATGAAGCGCTCCCTCTCGGTTTCTccaaagaaaaccaaaaccttctcagaaaaataaaataatcaatcgAACAACAATTAGATGGAGCGCCATCACTACCACTGTAAACTTCTTTGAACTGCTACATATCCAATGAACTTTCCACATATTAATTTAGTGATTTATTCCTATCATAATTCTCGATAAGGCATGCTATTAAAACTCTAATGGCGATTTTTGAAGGTATTTTCATATTATGAAATTCTCTTATAAGTGTTGTTTTATGCAAGTATTGGTTCAACTTGGGTTCTTCTatgtttttgtattaagttgatGATTGAATTTGAATACATGTTTAGATAACATAATTTGATACATGAAAGGTATTCTCTTTGTAACACCGGTGTTATTCTCTTCTTTTTACCCATTGGCACTCTATAATGATCCCGGATTTGTAGACATTATTTGACCAATGTTGGGGTATTTGTTTAATCTCAAGGCTGGTTAAACCTTATGTATTTTTTTACAAACTGAAGGTGATAGAAGTTTGTGTTGGATTTTTCTCCGAAACGAATAATATTTCTtcaaaaggttagttgaatttataTCGACACAAACATCAATATGACTATATATGTTCTTTCGTGTCCCAAATTACTTGAGTAACACTAGATGTGAGAACGCCACTCATGCACTACTTAGCATAGTTAGATGCAAACAATTTGTGCTATCATTTTATGTTATCAATATGGTTGAGGAATGATCTTGCACATGTTCTGATTTACTTTTAGAAGTTTATTTTTCATCTCACACATGTATATCGTATATCTCTTTCAATATCCAAGAGTTCACCAATTTTATAAAACTCTCACATTTGCACAAAATGAACAGTCTATAGTAGGGAAAATATTATGGGTCTTTGCTTCACGCCGTTGAGCCTTAGTTATCAGTAATTTTGGAACCCATGAGTTCATAAATGTCATGGAATTGGGTTGGCAGTTAGGCATATTTATTGTTAGAGAAAATATTTTcattaaaatttaaaattacgGTTGGATGAAATAGTAAACGAGataatatctattttattttattttaaattttcatGTTGGGACGACATTGTTACTCTGGCTGAATACTAAATAGAAATAACATgcttaagaaaaacaaaaaggtaACCGATCATTTTCCTGGCCGAAAGCTTTTTGACTATCAAAACTATTTCCcatggaaaaaataaaataagccgAACGCCAACAATGTCGAATTAGAGAAAAAGGCATCTCGTGCCGTTACGGCGCGGGTGAAGCCCTACTAACTGTACAAAACACACTTACTAAATATCTATATCTGCTTGAATTTTCTTTGGTCTGTACAGGGTACCTAATAAGCAACTCCTAAGTCCTAGTTTCCAAGATTGGAAGTTTGGGTAGTCCTCTCCATTTTCCACAAGCTTCACATTTATCCAAGAGCAAGTTGTTCTCCCGAAAACAAAATCTGCAAGTCCACACATCTTCAATTTTGGTTTACAGAGTTAGTAGGATATTGTATACCTTCAGTAGGGAGTTCAAAGTTTATAGGAAGAGTTGGCTGGACCATAAATTCTGGTTCTTCGGCATAAGCTGGCTCCATAGAACTGTAAGCATCCCCATGTGTGAAATCTAAACAACTGAGGCAATCACTCCAAGACCTTATTCTTGCTAATAAAGTTGGGTGCTCATTGAGGGGATCCACAGTTGTTGCAGGTTGCTCATCAGACAACAAATGGTTAACAATGCGGACAACTTCATTCGACCCGGCTGGTTCATTTGAAATTTCTGAGGACGAATCATGTTGATGCAGGATATAAGGTTGGTTCGTATGACAAAAATAAGAAGGATCCTGAACTTGATTTCCTCCAGCTCCTGGCCTGTTATACACATTTTCATGTGTTGTCCTTTGATCTAAATATGAAGCCATATGCATCGGTTGTTGAACTCCTAAGTTTCGAAAACCTTGATCCATAAGTTGGACACTCATGCCTGAAATTTGAGAAAACAAGACGAACAATTAAATGATGGGAGTGACAACAGTCAGAGAGTGAGAAAAAATGCTTGATCCATATGTACCTTGAGGCGTTCGTGACATTTGATTTCTGGAAACCGGTGGTCTGGTTGCTATTGAATGGAGATTGTTATCTTGCCAATGAGGATATGGAATAGGTCTTCGAAAGTCTAACGGAGGAGGATATTGCGTCATGGTTGATTGATTTCCACTAAAATCTGGGTAAGTATTTTGACTATACATAAAGAGAGCTGAGTTTGAAGAAGGAAAAGGATTTCGGCTCAACATATTCAACCGACTATCACACTGAAGGATTTTCTGATAGTGCTTTTCAAGGGTTCCTTCTGGAAACTCAAGACAATGCctcctaaaaataataaataaggtGTTACACATAAAACAGTGGTACAACGTAGgaagaaaacataacatgcatgCAGTTGTAGTGCAGGATTTACCCTTGCTCCTGCATGTCTTCTCAGATGCATAATCAGAGGCATTAAAGTCTTTGTCTTTCTTACCTGAAGTTTGTTGCATGTCCGCCTGTAAAATCATGTGAGTTTGTCCATCGAGTATGTTTTCCTGCGACTGGATTTATTTCCCTTTGGTACAAGGGAGGATTGTACAACTgaaaaaataatcaaatattACGTCAATAGTACGAAGATTCATATTATGATTTggaattatttaattttaatgaaaataaataaattagcagCACTCCTCCAGTTAAGAATATTACCTCTAGCTCAAGTACCCCTGGatagttttcatggaaaacagcTTTTATCGCTGATATATCCGACCATTTAATCTCGATTTTACTCTTTAGACCGCCTTCCAAAACCTCCCATACTAGTCTTTTCCTAGCATAGTAACATTTGgcaaccaaatctccttcatatTTAGCTACCCTCTGTGGaaacaaaattcaaatacttaaaaacTTCAATCATATGAAAGTTGGCGCAAAGATAACATATGactgaatcaaaataaatatatacCACCCAAGAGCCAATTCTAAGCAACGTAGCATTAAAATTTGAAGCTTTCATTTTCTGACACGGCATCGGTTGTACCGAAGAGCTGCTGGACATTCTTTCATTATGATAAAGCGAGTCACATGAATTGTTGTTAGTCCATTGAGATAACTGGTCAATCCGTTCCAGGAACGATGGAGTTTTTCTCAGTGTTAAACCAAGTACTGAACTTGGTTCTCcaaagttaacctttttcaataCACAAACACCCAAAGAGATTAGCGTAATGACAATTCAACACCAGTTAAATTAACTATGATCTTCCAGACAGACTAAAACAAACTATCAGTATGCGACGAGAAGTCTTATAGTCCAATAATCATGCTACTGTTTTAGTCCGGtacacgaagaagaaaaacgtatAAAAAGACAAGTCTACTGTTTATTTGCTCAAGGACAGTGGCAGCCCAGCTGAAAAAGCATCGATTTTCTGATGTTAAAACATGACTTGAAATTGGGGAACTCGAGGAAGAAGATATATACAGTTTCAGCGTTGTTTTTAAGTCATGCAGGTGATCTATATGACATGTGATATACGAAACACCTATGTTTTCATCTGCAAAGTGCATGATTCAACCCAAATTGCTTCCTAAGGTGTATTTCATCTGCTGGGATGCTTTACCTAGCTCAATAccaatcaaaagaaaagaagagaagtcGTCATCAACCCTAATGTGTGTTGATTTGTAATGTAATAAGGAGTGGTGACAATCAGTCTCCCTACAAGCTTGTTCTCGTTATTACATTGTTAGTTCATATATTCATTCTATTTGGGTAATAAACAGCGGACGAAGTAAtaagaaaaattaataaatatataggTACCTGATCTTGTTGTTGTGGGTCATGATCAATATTCATGATACAATTATATTCATCGTCATCTGGTAAGTGAAAAAAATTGCTCTGACTTATCCTCCTCGTATCATGATTAGCTGTACCTGAGTTTGAGTAATCCATATCttgttttttcttcaaaaaaaaatatttggattTATCTTCTTTAACTAACAATATATGTAAACCTAGCTGATTGAAATCCTTGCgatttatttttgtagtttctTCTGCTGATTAAAAGAGTTCTAATGAAATTATAATTGTTGTCTATCGGGATTTCCGGGGTTACAAAACTGGCATACTGTTACACGCGCATGTGAAATCGCATCTGTTAGCCGTTGGATGTATATCAAGCCAGATCTACCCAGTGGTTTTCGCTCGCGGGGGAAAATTTCCCGGAGTTTTCTGATAGTTATGTTGTCATCGGACTCAAATTCGACTTCAGTGTTCAGAGATCCAACTTCCAAGTCATGATGTCATCTTGGACTCAAATTTGACTTCATAGTTGTAAGTCATGTTTTGGGCAGTTATATTAAAATTATGACGGATATCTGGAATTGGATCTTACGTAGTTACGTTTGTTTTCAAGCACGCGTAATTGCCTAGAAAACGAAACGAGAACTATGGTGGTTGGTCCACAAAACCTGACCCGACAACGGGCGAGCAAAACATTCACACCCGTGGATGTTATCCGGCCCAACCCGGAATTTAACGGGTGGACACCCGGCCCGCAATTTGATGGGTAGGACGTGGGTGCAATTCTAAAACCGGTCAATTTTACGGGGTGAATGCGGGTGAAACATCACTTATCCATTGGATACCCGGTCCACAGGATACTCTTGGTATAACACGTAAATATGAGAGATACTATAGGAATCTCATAccccgtatatatatatatgtattcttcCTTATTGATTAGGTCATATGATTATCCCTGTAAGAACTATTGTTTCAATCAATAACATTACAAGTTTTCTCATGGTATCACTCGGGTAGACCCAGAGATTCTGAAGAAAAAATTCTGCTTCAACAATCTTTTCCCAACAATCTTTTTTAGCAGTCCTGTGAACCGAAAACACAATTTTTACAATAATCTTTTCTCGGATTCATATTCTTTTTTCAACAAATTtcaagaacaaaattagggttcttgttaCAGATCAACAAATTTTTCTAATACTTTTTCATGTCCGTCATTGTCTACACTAGACGAAGAAATATGGCTCACAATTCCACTGCTGC includes the following:
- the LOC113291767 gene encoding uncharacterized protein LOC113291767, with protein sequence MDYSNSGTANHDTRRISQSNFFHLPDDDEYNCIMNIDHDPQQQDQVNFGEPSSVLGLTLRKTPSFLERIDQLSQWTNNNSCDSLYHNERMSSSSSVQPMPCQKMKASNFNATLLRIGSWVRVAKYEGDLVAKCYYARKRLVWEVLEGGLKSKIEIKWSDISAIKAVFHENYPGVLELELYNPPLYQREINPVAGKHTRWTNSHDFTGGHATNFRRHCLEFPEGTLEKHYQKILQCDSRLNMLSRNPFPSSNSALFMYSQNTYPDFSGNQSTMTQYPPPLDFRRPIPYPHWQDNNLHSIATRPPVSRNQMSRTPQGMSVQLMDQGFRNLGVQQPMHMASYLDQRTTHENVYNRPGAGGNQVQDPSYFCHTNQPYILHQHDSSSEISNEPAGSNEVVRIVNHLLSDEQPATTVDPLNEHPTLLARIRSWSDCLSCLDFTHGDAYSSMEPAYAEEPEFMVQPTLPINFELPTEDFVFGRTTCSWINVKLVENGEDYPNFQSWKLGLRSCLLGTLYRPKKIQADIDI